One region of Trachemys scripta elegans isolate TJP31775 chromosome 8, CAS_Tse_1.0, whole genome shotgun sequence genomic DNA includes:
- the TRMT1L gene encoding TRMT1-like protein isoform X5 has translation MDNNKLDVYMSEAEMKNKEERTEQESIRESDSTILDASSDSPREKHISIQRQLADLEKLADLSEGEFTSAVSQNTDQHVAAGKKPCPLCPEEKFKACYSHKLHRHLQNLHWKVSVEFEGYRMCICHLPCRPVKPNLIGDQSSTKMGAHYHCIICSATITRRTDMIGHIKRHVNKGETESRYIAAAAPKSSHEVLKEADTDVQVLPNYSTPQKSDSYFNPKMKLNRQLIFCALAVLAEERNPLECLDAFGATGIMGLQWAKHLGNSVKVTINDFNENSVTMIQENCHLNKMKVMMNPKEEDDCDDTMEEGEENVGIIDVTKMDANVIMHLRSFDFIHLDPFGTAVNYLDSAFRNVRNLGIVSVTSTDISSLYAKAQHVAQRHYSCNVVRTEYYKELAARIVVAAVARAAARCNKGIEVLLAVALEHFVLVVVRVLRGPSPADDSVKKIRYLMHCQWCEERIFQEGNMVEENPYRQLPCDCHGSMPGKTAVGLGPLWSGSLFNTGFLRRMLFEAVQHGLDEIQPLVKTLICEAECTTLKQFSIHGPASQNKQEECGVFIKTPDTAADYYVVQGKRKSNEMSRNIAKRLKSESNAEHPAFYYNIHRHSIKGMNMPKLNKFLQYLSQAGYRVSRTHFDPMGVRTNAPLAQFKSILVKYSTPTYAGGQAEGPVQSTEDAQAGDNVQTAVADKSGDMEFTEDNKSGDTLTFTKDSYNDNFTDAECK, from the exons ATGGATAACAACAAACTAGATGTGTATATGTCTGaagcagaaatgaaaaacaaagaggaaagaacagaacaagAGTCTATAAGGGAGTCTGATAGTACTATTTTGGATGCCTCATCTGATTCTCCAAGAG AGAAACATATTTCAATTCAAAGACAGCTTGCTGATCTAGAGAAACTAGCTGACCTGAGTGAAGGTGAGTTTACCTCGGCTGTTTCCCAGAACACAGATCAACATGTTGCAG CTGGAAAGAAACCTTGCCCACTGTGTCCTGAAGAGAAATTCAAAGCTTGTTATAGTCATAAGCTCCATCGCCACCTTCAAAATTTGCATTGGAAGGTTTCTGTTGAATTTGAAG GATACAGAATGTGCATCTGTCACTTACCTTGTCGCCCAGTGAAGCCAAACCTCATTGGAGACCAG AGCTCTACAAAGATGGGAGCCCATTATCACTGCATCATCTGTTCTGCAACCATTACACGAAGAACTGACATGATAGGGCATATTAAGCGCCACGTGAACAAAGGAGAAACTGAGTCCAGGTATATTGCAG ccGCTGCTCCTAAGTCTTCTCATGAAGTGCTGAAAGAGGCAGACACAGATGTACAAGTTCTTCCTAACTACTCCACACCTCAGAAATCAGATTCCTATTTTAATCCCAAAATGAAACTCAACAG GCAACTGATATTCTGTGCATTAGCTGTTTTGGCTGAAGAACGGAACCCGTTAGAATGTTTGGATGCATTTGGGGCCACCG GTATAATGGGATTACAGTGGGCAAAGCATCTTGGAAATTCTGTGAAGGTTACGATTAATGATTTCAATGAAAATTCCGTGACAATGATTCAGGAAAACTGCCATTTAAACAAGATGAAGGTGATGATGAACCCTAAGGAAGAGGATGACTGTGATGACACTATGGAAGAAGGAGAGGAAAATGTAGGCATTATTGATGTGACAAAAATGGATGCCAATGTCATAATGCACTTGAGATCCTTCGATTTTAT acaCCTGGACCCATTTGGAACAGCTGTGAACTACCTGGATTCTGCATTCAGAAATGTAAGAAATCTTGGAATAGTATCAGTGACATCCACAGACATCAGTTCTCTGTATGCAAAAGCTCAGCATGTGGCCCAGCGCCACTACAGCTGTAACGTTGTCAGAACGGAGTACTACAAGGAACTGGCAGCTAGAATAGTCGTTGCTGCTGTGGCAAG AGCTGCAGCTCGATGTAACAAAGGCATTGAAGTTTTGCTTGCAGTAGCTCTAGAACACTTTGTCCTAGTAGTGGTGAGAGTTTTGAGGGGACCATCTCCTGCAGATGATTCAGTCAAGAAAATTCGGTATCTTATGCACTGCCAGTGGTGTGAGGAGAGGATTTTTCAGGAGGGTAATATGGTAGAAG AAAACCCTTACCGGCAACTACCTTGTGACTGCCATGGCAGTATGCCTGGGAAGACAGCAGTAGGGCTTGGTCCTCTGTG GTCAGGGTCCCTTTTTAACACTGGATTCCTCAGAAGAATGCTGTTTGAAGCTGTTCAGCACGGCTTGGATGAGATTCAGCCACTTGTAAAGACATTAATCTGTGAAGCAGAGTGTACAACTCTAAAACAGTTTTCAATCCATGGTCCTGCCAGCCAGAACAAACAAG AAGAATGTGGTGTCTTTATTAAAACACCAGATACTGCTGCTGACTACTATGTGGTACAAG GTAAAAGGAAAAGTAATGAAATGAGTAGAAACATAGCAAAAAGACTGAAGTCCGAAAGCAatgctgagcaccctgcatttTACTATAATATCCATAGACATAGTATCAAAGGAATGAACATGCCAAA GTTAAACAAGTTCTTACAGTATCTGTCCCAAGCTGGGTATAGAGTAAGCCGAACCCATTTTGATCCCATGGGAGTTCGCACAAATGCACCCTTGGCACAGTTTAAATCTATCCTTGTGAAGTACAGCACTCCCACGTACGCTGGGGGGCAGGCAGAAGGCCCTGTCCAGTCCACTGAAGATGCCCAGGCAGGAGACAATGTCCAAACTGCTGTAGCTGACAAGTCAGGAGACATGGAGTTCACAGAAGATAATAAATCAGGAGACACTCTCACGTTCACAAAAGACAGCTATAATGATAACTTTACTGATGCTGAATgcaaataa
- the TRMT1L gene encoding TRMT1-like protein isoform X2, translating to MAAEEAVVAALARLPPEEGEPEEEEEAGEINGVVVSGKMDNNKLDVYMSEAEMKNKEERTEQESIRESDSTILDASSDSPREKHISIQRQLADLEKLADLSEGEFTSAVSQNTDQHVAAGKKPCPLCPEEKFKACYSHKLHRHLQNLHWKVSVEFEGYRMCICHLPCRPVKPNLIGDQSSTKMGAHYHCIICSATITRRTDMIGHIKRHVNKGETESRYIAAAAPKSSHEVLKEADTDVQVLPNYSTPQKSDSYFNPKMKLNRQLIFCALAVLAEERNPLECLDAFGATGIMGLQWAKHLGNSVKVTINDFNENSVTMIQENCHLNKMKVMMNPKEEDDCDDTMEEGEENVGIIDVTKMDANVIMHLRSFDFIHLDPFGTAVNYLDSAFRNVRNLGIVSVTSTDISSLYAKAQHVAQRHYSCNVVRTEYYKELAARIVVAAVARAAARCNKGIEVLLAVALEHFVLVVVRVLRGPSPADDSVKKIRYLMHCQWCEERIFQEGNMVEENPYRQLPCDCHGSMPGKTAVGLGPLWSGSLFNTGFLRRMLFEAVQHGLDEIQPLVKTLICEAECTTLKQFSIHGPASQNKQEECGVFIKTPDTAADYYVVQGKRKSNEMSRNIAKRLKSESNAEHPAFYYNIHRHSIKGMNMPKLNKFLQYLSQAGYRVSRTHFDPMGVRTNAPLAQFKSILVKYSTPTYAGGQAEGPVQSTEDAQAGDNVQTAVADKSGDMEFTEDNKSGDTLTFTKDSYNDNFTDAECK from the exons atggcgTGGTTGTGTCTGGAAAAATGGATAACAACAAACTAGATGTGTATATGTCTGaagcagaaatgaaaaacaaagaggaaagaacagaacaagAGTCTATAAGGGAGTCTGATAGTACTATTTTGGATGCCTCATCTGATTCTCCAAGAG AGAAACATATTTCAATTCAAAGACAGCTTGCTGATCTAGAGAAACTAGCTGACCTGAGTGAAGGTGAGTTTACCTCGGCTGTTTCCCAGAACACAGATCAACATGTTGCAG CTGGAAAGAAACCTTGCCCACTGTGTCCTGAAGAGAAATTCAAAGCTTGTTATAGTCATAAGCTCCATCGCCACCTTCAAAATTTGCATTGGAAGGTTTCTGTTGAATTTGAAG GATACAGAATGTGCATCTGTCACTTACCTTGTCGCCCAGTGAAGCCAAACCTCATTGGAGACCAG AGCTCTACAAAGATGGGAGCCCATTATCACTGCATCATCTGTTCTGCAACCATTACACGAAGAACTGACATGATAGGGCATATTAAGCGCCACGTGAACAAAGGAGAAACTGAGTCCAGGTATATTGCAG ccGCTGCTCCTAAGTCTTCTCATGAAGTGCTGAAAGAGGCAGACACAGATGTACAAGTTCTTCCTAACTACTCCACACCTCAGAAATCAGATTCCTATTTTAATCCCAAAATGAAACTCAACAG GCAACTGATATTCTGTGCATTAGCTGTTTTGGCTGAAGAACGGAACCCGTTAGAATGTTTGGATGCATTTGGGGCCACCG GTATAATGGGATTACAGTGGGCAAAGCATCTTGGAAATTCTGTGAAGGTTACGATTAATGATTTCAATGAAAATTCCGTGACAATGATTCAGGAAAACTGCCATTTAAACAAGATGAAGGTGATGATGAACCCTAAGGAAGAGGATGACTGTGATGACACTATGGAAGAAGGAGAGGAAAATGTAGGCATTATTGATGTGACAAAAATGGATGCCAATGTCATAATGCACTTGAGATCCTTCGATTTTAT acaCCTGGACCCATTTGGAACAGCTGTGAACTACCTGGATTCTGCATTCAGAAATGTAAGAAATCTTGGAATAGTATCAGTGACATCCACAGACATCAGTTCTCTGTATGCAAAAGCTCAGCATGTGGCCCAGCGCCACTACAGCTGTAACGTTGTCAGAACGGAGTACTACAAGGAACTGGCAGCTAGAATAGTCGTTGCTGCTGTGGCAAG AGCTGCAGCTCGATGTAACAAAGGCATTGAAGTTTTGCTTGCAGTAGCTCTAGAACACTTTGTCCTAGTAGTGGTGAGAGTTTTGAGGGGACCATCTCCTGCAGATGATTCAGTCAAGAAAATTCGGTATCTTATGCACTGCCAGTGGTGTGAGGAGAGGATTTTTCAGGAGGGTAATATGGTAGAAG AAAACCCTTACCGGCAACTACCTTGTGACTGCCATGGCAGTATGCCTGGGAAGACAGCAGTAGGGCTTGGTCCTCTGTG GTCAGGGTCCCTTTTTAACACTGGATTCCTCAGAAGAATGCTGTTTGAAGCTGTTCAGCACGGCTTGGATGAGATTCAGCCACTTGTAAAGACATTAATCTGTGAAGCAGAGTGTACAACTCTAAAACAGTTTTCAATCCATGGTCCTGCCAGCCAGAACAAACAAG AAGAATGTGGTGTCTTTATTAAAACACCAGATACTGCTGCTGACTACTATGTGGTACAAG GTAAAAGGAAAAGTAATGAAATGAGTAGAAACATAGCAAAAAGACTGAAGTCCGAAAGCAatgctgagcaccctgcatttTACTATAATATCCATAGACATAGTATCAAAGGAATGAACATGCCAAA GTTAAACAAGTTCTTACAGTATCTGTCCCAAGCTGGGTATAGAGTAAGCCGAACCCATTTTGATCCCATGGGAGTTCGCACAAATGCACCCTTGGCACAGTTTAAATCTATCCTTGTGAAGTACAGCACTCCCACGTACGCTGGGGGGCAGGCAGAAGGCCCTGTCCAGTCCACTGAAGATGCCCAGGCAGGAGACAATGTCCAAACTGCTGTAGCTGACAAGTCAGGAGACATGGAGTTCACAGAAGATAATAAATCAGGAGACACTCTCACGTTCACAAAAGACAGCTATAATGATAACTTTACTGATGCTGAATgcaaataa
- the TRMT1L gene encoding TRMT1-like protein isoform X3 — protein sequence MAAEEAVVAALARLPPEEGEPEEEEEAGEISKGAAADGVVVSGKMDNNKLDVYMSEAEMKNKEERTEQESIRESDSTILDASSDSPREKHISIQRQLADLEKLADLSEAGKKPCPLCPEEKFKACYSHKLHRHLQNLHWKVSVEFEGYRMCICHLPCRPVKPNLIGDQSSTKMGAHYHCIICSATITRRTDMIGHIKRHVNKGETESRYIAAAAPKSSHEVLKEADTDVQVLPNYSTPQKSDSYFNPKMKLNRQLIFCALAVLAEERNPLECLDAFGATGIMGLQWAKHLGNSVKVTINDFNENSVTMIQENCHLNKMKVMMNPKEEDDCDDTMEEGEENVGIIDVTKMDANVIMHLRSFDFIHLDPFGTAVNYLDSAFRNVRNLGIVSVTSTDISSLYAKAQHVAQRHYSCNVVRTEYYKELAARIVVAAVARAAARCNKGIEVLLAVALEHFVLVVVRVLRGPSPADDSVKKIRYLMHCQWCEERIFQEGNMVEENPYRQLPCDCHGSMPGKTAVGLGPLWSGSLFNTGFLRRMLFEAVQHGLDEIQPLVKTLICEAECTTLKQFSIHGPASQNKQEECGVFIKTPDTAADYYVVQGKRKSNEMSRNIAKRLKSESNAEHPAFYYNIHRHSIKGMNMPKLNKFLQYLSQAGYRVSRTHFDPMGVRTNAPLAQFKSILVKYSTPTYAGGQAEGPVQSTEDAQAGDNVQTAVADKSGDMEFTEDNKSGDTLTFTKDSYNDNFTDAECK from the exons atggcgTGGTTGTGTCTGGAAAAATGGATAACAACAAACTAGATGTGTATATGTCTGaagcagaaatgaaaaacaaagaggaaagaacagaacaagAGTCTATAAGGGAGTCTGATAGTACTATTTTGGATGCCTCATCTGATTCTCCAAGAG AGAAACATATTTCAATTCAAAGACAGCTTGCTGATCTAGAGAAACTAGCTGACCTGAGTGAAG CTGGAAAGAAACCTTGCCCACTGTGTCCTGAAGAGAAATTCAAAGCTTGTTATAGTCATAAGCTCCATCGCCACCTTCAAAATTTGCATTGGAAGGTTTCTGTTGAATTTGAAG GATACAGAATGTGCATCTGTCACTTACCTTGTCGCCCAGTGAAGCCAAACCTCATTGGAGACCAG AGCTCTACAAAGATGGGAGCCCATTATCACTGCATCATCTGTTCTGCAACCATTACACGAAGAACTGACATGATAGGGCATATTAAGCGCCACGTGAACAAAGGAGAAACTGAGTCCAGGTATATTGCAG ccGCTGCTCCTAAGTCTTCTCATGAAGTGCTGAAAGAGGCAGACACAGATGTACAAGTTCTTCCTAACTACTCCACACCTCAGAAATCAGATTCCTATTTTAATCCCAAAATGAAACTCAACAG GCAACTGATATTCTGTGCATTAGCTGTTTTGGCTGAAGAACGGAACCCGTTAGAATGTTTGGATGCATTTGGGGCCACCG GTATAATGGGATTACAGTGGGCAAAGCATCTTGGAAATTCTGTGAAGGTTACGATTAATGATTTCAATGAAAATTCCGTGACAATGATTCAGGAAAACTGCCATTTAAACAAGATGAAGGTGATGATGAACCCTAAGGAAGAGGATGACTGTGATGACACTATGGAAGAAGGAGAGGAAAATGTAGGCATTATTGATGTGACAAAAATGGATGCCAATGTCATAATGCACTTGAGATCCTTCGATTTTAT acaCCTGGACCCATTTGGAACAGCTGTGAACTACCTGGATTCTGCATTCAGAAATGTAAGAAATCTTGGAATAGTATCAGTGACATCCACAGACATCAGTTCTCTGTATGCAAAAGCTCAGCATGTGGCCCAGCGCCACTACAGCTGTAACGTTGTCAGAACGGAGTACTACAAGGAACTGGCAGCTAGAATAGTCGTTGCTGCTGTGGCAAG AGCTGCAGCTCGATGTAACAAAGGCATTGAAGTTTTGCTTGCAGTAGCTCTAGAACACTTTGTCCTAGTAGTGGTGAGAGTTTTGAGGGGACCATCTCCTGCAGATGATTCAGTCAAGAAAATTCGGTATCTTATGCACTGCCAGTGGTGTGAGGAGAGGATTTTTCAGGAGGGTAATATGGTAGAAG AAAACCCTTACCGGCAACTACCTTGTGACTGCCATGGCAGTATGCCTGGGAAGACAGCAGTAGGGCTTGGTCCTCTGTG GTCAGGGTCCCTTTTTAACACTGGATTCCTCAGAAGAATGCTGTTTGAAGCTGTTCAGCACGGCTTGGATGAGATTCAGCCACTTGTAAAGACATTAATCTGTGAAGCAGAGTGTACAACTCTAAAACAGTTTTCAATCCATGGTCCTGCCAGCCAGAACAAACAAG AAGAATGTGGTGTCTTTATTAAAACACCAGATACTGCTGCTGACTACTATGTGGTACAAG GTAAAAGGAAAAGTAATGAAATGAGTAGAAACATAGCAAAAAGACTGAAGTCCGAAAGCAatgctgagcaccctgcatttTACTATAATATCCATAGACATAGTATCAAAGGAATGAACATGCCAAA GTTAAACAAGTTCTTACAGTATCTGTCCCAAGCTGGGTATAGAGTAAGCCGAACCCATTTTGATCCCATGGGAGTTCGCACAAATGCACCCTTGGCACAGTTTAAATCTATCCTTGTGAAGTACAGCACTCCCACGTACGCTGGGGGGCAGGCAGAAGGCCCTGTCCAGTCCACTGAAGATGCCCAGGCAGGAGACAATGTCCAAACTGCTGTAGCTGACAAGTCAGGAGACATGGAGTTCACAGAAGATAATAAATCAGGAGACACTCTCACGTTCACAAAAGACAGCTATAATGATAACTTTACTGATGCTGAATgcaaataa
- the TRMT1L gene encoding TRMT1-like protein isoform X1, whose product MAAEEAVVAALARLPPEEGEPEEEEEAGEISKGAAADGVVVSGKMDNNKLDVYMSEAEMKNKEERTEQESIRESDSTILDASSDSPREKHISIQRQLADLEKLADLSEGEFTSAVSQNTDQHVAAGKKPCPLCPEEKFKACYSHKLHRHLQNLHWKVSVEFEGYRMCICHLPCRPVKPNLIGDQSSTKMGAHYHCIICSATITRRTDMIGHIKRHVNKGETESRYIAAAAPKSSHEVLKEADTDVQVLPNYSTPQKSDSYFNPKMKLNRQLIFCALAVLAEERNPLECLDAFGATGIMGLQWAKHLGNSVKVTINDFNENSVTMIQENCHLNKMKVMMNPKEEDDCDDTMEEGEENVGIIDVTKMDANVIMHLRSFDFIHLDPFGTAVNYLDSAFRNVRNLGIVSVTSTDISSLYAKAQHVAQRHYSCNVVRTEYYKELAARIVVAAVARAAARCNKGIEVLLAVALEHFVLVVVRVLRGPSPADDSVKKIRYLMHCQWCEERIFQEGNMVEENPYRQLPCDCHGSMPGKTAVGLGPLWSGSLFNTGFLRRMLFEAVQHGLDEIQPLVKTLICEAECTTLKQFSIHGPASQNKQEECGVFIKTPDTAADYYVVQGKRKSNEMSRNIAKRLKSESNAEHPAFYYNIHRHSIKGMNMPKLNKFLQYLSQAGYRVSRTHFDPMGVRTNAPLAQFKSILVKYSTPTYAGGQAEGPVQSTEDAQAGDNVQTAVADKSGDMEFTEDNKSGDTLTFTKDSYNDNFTDAECK is encoded by the exons atggcgTGGTTGTGTCTGGAAAAATGGATAACAACAAACTAGATGTGTATATGTCTGaagcagaaatgaaaaacaaagaggaaagaacagaacaagAGTCTATAAGGGAGTCTGATAGTACTATTTTGGATGCCTCATCTGATTCTCCAAGAG AGAAACATATTTCAATTCAAAGACAGCTTGCTGATCTAGAGAAACTAGCTGACCTGAGTGAAGGTGAGTTTACCTCGGCTGTTTCCCAGAACACAGATCAACATGTTGCAG CTGGAAAGAAACCTTGCCCACTGTGTCCTGAAGAGAAATTCAAAGCTTGTTATAGTCATAAGCTCCATCGCCACCTTCAAAATTTGCATTGGAAGGTTTCTGTTGAATTTGAAG GATACAGAATGTGCATCTGTCACTTACCTTGTCGCCCAGTGAAGCCAAACCTCATTGGAGACCAG AGCTCTACAAAGATGGGAGCCCATTATCACTGCATCATCTGTTCTGCAACCATTACACGAAGAACTGACATGATAGGGCATATTAAGCGCCACGTGAACAAAGGAGAAACTGAGTCCAGGTATATTGCAG ccGCTGCTCCTAAGTCTTCTCATGAAGTGCTGAAAGAGGCAGACACAGATGTACAAGTTCTTCCTAACTACTCCACACCTCAGAAATCAGATTCCTATTTTAATCCCAAAATGAAACTCAACAG GCAACTGATATTCTGTGCATTAGCTGTTTTGGCTGAAGAACGGAACCCGTTAGAATGTTTGGATGCATTTGGGGCCACCG GTATAATGGGATTACAGTGGGCAAAGCATCTTGGAAATTCTGTGAAGGTTACGATTAATGATTTCAATGAAAATTCCGTGACAATGATTCAGGAAAACTGCCATTTAAACAAGATGAAGGTGATGATGAACCCTAAGGAAGAGGATGACTGTGATGACACTATGGAAGAAGGAGAGGAAAATGTAGGCATTATTGATGTGACAAAAATGGATGCCAATGTCATAATGCACTTGAGATCCTTCGATTTTAT acaCCTGGACCCATTTGGAACAGCTGTGAACTACCTGGATTCTGCATTCAGAAATGTAAGAAATCTTGGAATAGTATCAGTGACATCCACAGACATCAGTTCTCTGTATGCAAAAGCTCAGCATGTGGCCCAGCGCCACTACAGCTGTAACGTTGTCAGAACGGAGTACTACAAGGAACTGGCAGCTAGAATAGTCGTTGCTGCTGTGGCAAG AGCTGCAGCTCGATGTAACAAAGGCATTGAAGTTTTGCTTGCAGTAGCTCTAGAACACTTTGTCCTAGTAGTGGTGAGAGTTTTGAGGGGACCATCTCCTGCAGATGATTCAGTCAAGAAAATTCGGTATCTTATGCACTGCCAGTGGTGTGAGGAGAGGATTTTTCAGGAGGGTAATATGGTAGAAG AAAACCCTTACCGGCAACTACCTTGTGACTGCCATGGCAGTATGCCTGGGAAGACAGCAGTAGGGCTTGGTCCTCTGTG GTCAGGGTCCCTTTTTAACACTGGATTCCTCAGAAGAATGCTGTTTGAAGCTGTTCAGCACGGCTTGGATGAGATTCAGCCACTTGTAAAGACATTAATCTGTGAAGCAGAGTGTACAACTCTAAAACAGTTTTCAATCCATGGTCCTGCCAGCCAGAACAAACAAG AAGAATGTGGTGTCTTTATTAAAACACCAGATACTGCTGCTGACTACTATGTGGTACAAG GTAAAAGGAAAAGTAATGAAATGAGTAGAAACATAGCAAAAAGACTGAAGTCCGAAAGCAatgctgagcaccctgcatttTACTATAATATCCATAGACATAGTATCAAAGGAATGAACATGCCAAA GTTAAACAAGTTCTTACAGTATCTGTCCCAAGCTGGGTATAGAGTAAGCCGAACCCATTTTGATCCCATGGGAGTTCGCACAAATGCACCCTTGGCACAGTTTAAATCTATCCTTGTGAAGTACAGCACTCCCACGTACGCTGGGGGGCAGGCAGAAGGCCCTGTCCAGTCCACTGAAGATGCCCAGGCAGGAGACAATGTCCAAACTGCTGTAGCTGACAAGTCAGGAGACATGGAGTTCACAGAAGATAATAAATCAGGAGACACTCTCACGTTCACAAAAGACAGCTATAATGATAACTTTACTGATGCTGAATgcaaataa
- the TRMT1L gene encoding TRMT1-like protein isoform X4: protein MAIGKRNASLAPDGVVVSGKMDNNKLDVYMSEAEMKNKEERTEQESIRESDSTILDASSDSPREKHISIQRQLADLEKLADLSEGEFTSAVSQNTDQHVAAGKKPCPLCPEEKFKACYSHKLHRHLQNLHWKVSVEFEGYRMCICHLPCRPVKPNLIGDQSSTKMGAHYHCIICSATITRRTDMIGHIKRHVNKGETESRYIAAAAPKSSHEVLKEADTDVQVLPNYSTPQKSDSYFNPKMKLNRQLIFCALAVLAEERNPLECLDAFGATGIMGLQWAKHLGNSVKVTINDFNENSVTMIQENCHLNKMKVMMNPKEEDDCDDTMEEGEENVGIIDVTKMDANVIMHLRSFDFIHLDPFGTAVNYLDSAFRNVRNLGIVSVTSTDISSLYAKAQHVAQRHYSCNVVRTEYYKELAARIVVAAVARAAARCNKGIEVLLAVALEHFVLVVVRVLRGPSPADDSVKKIRYLMHCQWCEERIFQEGNMVEENPYRQLPCDCHGSMPGKTAVGLGPLWSGSLFNTGFLRRMLFEAVQHGLDEIQPLVKTLICEAECTTLKQFSIHGPASQNKQEECGVFIKTPDTAADYYVVQGKRKSNEMSRNIAKRLKSESNAEHPAFYYNIHRHSIKGMNMPKLNKFLQYLSQAGYRVSRTHFDPMGVRTNAPLAQFKSILVKYSTPTYAGGQAEGPVQSTEDAQAGDNVQTAVADKSGDMEFTEDNKSGDTLTFTKDSYNDNFTDAECK, encoded by the exons atggcgTGGTTGTGTCTGGAAAAATGGATAACAACAAACTAGATGTGTATATGTCTGaagcagaaatgaaaaacaaagaggaaagaacagaacaagAGTCTATAAGGGAGTCTGATAGTACTATTTTGGATGCCTCATCTGATTCTCCAAGAG AGAAACATATTTCAATTCAAAGACAGCTTGCTGATCTAGAGAAACTAGCTGACCTGAGTGAAGGTGAGTTTACCTCGGCTGTTTCCCAGAACACAGATCAACATGTTGCAG CTGGAAAGAAACCTTGCCCACTGTGTCCTGAAGAGAAATTCAAAGCTTGTTATAGTCATAAGCTCCATCGCCACCTTCAAAATTTGCATTGGAAGGTTTCTGTTGAATTTGAAG GATACAGAATGTGCATCTGTCACTTACCTTGTCGCCCAGTGAAGCCAAACCTCATTGGAGACCAG AGCTCTACAAAGATGGGAGCCCATTATCACTGCATCATCTGTTCTGCAACCATTACACGAAGAACTGACATGATAGGGCATATTAAGCGCCACGTGAACAAAGGAGAAACTGAGTCCAGGTATATTGCAG ccGCTGCTCCTAAGTCTTCTCATGAAGTGCTGAAAGAGGCAGACACAGATGTACAAGTTCTTCCTAACTACTCCACACCTCAGAAATCAGATTCCTATTTTAATCCCAAAATGAAACTCAACAG GCAACTGATATTCTGTGCATTAGCTGTTTTGGCTGAAGAACGGAACCCGTTAGAATGTTTGGATGCATTTGGGGCCACCG GTATAATGGGATTACAGTGGGCAAAGCATCTTGGAAATTCTGTGAAGGTTACGATTAATGATTTCAATGAAAATTCCGTGACAATGATTCAGGAAAACTGCCATTTAAACAAGATGAAGGTGATGATGAACCCTAAGGAAGAGGATGACTGTGATGACACTATGGAAGAAGGAGAGGAAAATGTAGGCATTATTGATGTGACAAAAATGGATGCCAATGTCATAATGCACTTGAGATCCTTCGATTTTAT acaCCTGGACCCATTTGGAACAGCTGTGAACTACCTGGATTCTGCATTCAGAAATGTAAGAAATCTTGGAATAGTATCAGTGACATCCACAGACATCAGTTCTCTGTATGCAAAAGCTCAGCATGTGGCCCAGCGCCACTACAGCTGTAACGTTGTCAGAACGGAGTACTACAAGGAACTGGCAGCTAGAATAGTCGTTGCTGCTGTGGCAAG AGCTGCAGCTCGATGTAACAAAGGCATTGAAGTTTTGCTTGCAGTAGCTCTAGAACACTTTGTCCTAGTAGTGGTGAGAGTTTTGAGGGGACCATCTCCTGCAGATGATTCAGTCAAGAAAATTCGGTATCTTATGCACTGCCAGTGGTGTGAGGAGAGGATTTTTCAGGAGGGTAATATGGTAGAAG AAAACCCTTACCGGCAACTACCTTGTGACTGCCATGGCAGTATGCCTGGGAAGACAGCAGTAGGGCTTGGTCCTCTGTG GTCAGGGTCCCTTTTTAACACTGGATTCCTCAGAAGAATGCTGTTTGAAGCTGTTCAGCACGGCTTGGATGAGATTCAGCCACTTGTAAAGACATTAATCTGTGAAGCAGAGTGTACAACTCTAAAACAGTTTTCAATCCATGGTCCTGCCAGCCAGAACAAACAAG AAGAATGTGGTGTCTTTATTAAAACACCAGATACTGCTGCTGACTACTATGTGGTACAAG GTAAAAGGAAAAGTAATGAAATGAGTAGAAACATAGCAAAAAGACTGAAGTCCGAAAGCAatgctgagcaccctgcatttTACTATAATATCCATAGACATAGTATCAAAGGAATGAACATGCCAAA GTTAAACAAGTTCTTACAGTATCTGTCCCAAGCTGGGTATAGAGTAAGCCGAACCCATTTTGATCCCATGGGAGTTCGCACAAATGCACCCTTGGCACAGTTTAAATCTATCCTTGTGAAGTACAGCACTCCCACGTACGCTGGGGGGCAGGCAGAAGGCCCTGTCCAGTCCACTGAAGATGCCCAGGCAGGAGACAATGTCCAAACTGCTGTAGCTGACAAGTCAGGAGACATGGAGTTCACAGAAGATAATAAATCAGGAGACACTCTCACGTTCACAAAAGACAGCTATAATGATAACTTTACTGATGCTGAATgcaaataa